One Clostridium sp. CM027 genomic window carries:
- the trxA gene encoding thioredoxin translates to MIKEVNDKNFNEEIGNSDNIVVVDFWAPWCGPCKMLTPVIEELAKEMGTKVKFAKVNVDESPMISSKYKISSIPTVMVFSKEAVKETMVGFRPKADLKKIIENHI, encoded by the coding sequence ATGATTAAAGAAGTTAATGATAAAAATTTTAATGAGGAAATTGGAAATTCAGATAATATAGTTGTAGTTGATTTTTGGGCGCCTTGGTGTGGACCTTGTAAAATGTTGACTCCAGTAATTGAAGAATTAGCAAAGGAAATGGGAACAAAAGTTAAATTTGCAAAAGTAAATGTAGATGAGAGTCCTATGATATCATCAAAGTATAAAATTTCAAGTATTCCAACAGTTATGGTATTTAGCAAAGAAGCAGTTAAAGAAACTATGGTAGGATTCAGACCTAAAGCAGACTTAAAGAAAATAATAGAAAATCATATATAA
- a CDS encoding NAD(P)/FAD-dependent oxidoreductase, which translates to MGERYDIAIIGTGPAGLEAAISAKIRNKNIIIFGSKELSPKLVKAAKVNNFLGFYNVSGKDLKNEFAAHVAAMGIGIVNERINNVYAMGDYFALMVNEKIYEAKAIILATGIEYTKALKGEEEFLGKGVGYCATCDAPLYKGKTVVIVGYNKESEEETNYVSELSGKTYYIPMYKGEYDLNSNVEIIKNKPLEIVGEDVVTKVILEKGEITTDGIFMLRDSVSPSQLVPGLEIEEGHIKVDRSMKTNIEGCFAAGDCIGKPYQYIKAAGEGLVAALSAVTYLDKEHKNK; encoded by the coding sequence ATGGGTGAGAGATATGATATAGCTATAATTGGAACAGGCCCAGCAGGCCTTGAAGCAGCTATTAGTGCTAAAATTAGAAATAAAAACATAATAATTTTTGGAAGCAAAGAATTAAGTCCAAAGCTAGTAAAAGCAGCAAAGGTAAACAATTTTTTAGGGTTCTATAACGTTTCAGGAAAGGACCTTAAGAATGAATTTGCAGCACATGTTGCTGCCATGGGGATAGGTATTGTAAATGAGAGAATAAATAATGTTTATGCCATGGGGGATTATTTTGCTTTGATGGTAAATGAAAAAATATATGAGGCTAAAGCAATAATTTTAGCTACGGGGATAGAATACACGAAAGCATTAAAAGGAGAAGAAGAGTTTTTAGGAAAAGGAGTAGGGTACTGTGCTACTTGCGATGCTCCATTATATAAAGGAAAAACAGTTGTTATAGTCGGATATAATAAAGAAAGTGAAGAAGAAACTAATTATGTAAGTGAATTGAGTGGAAAAACATATTATATCCCTATGTACAAAGGGGAATACGATTTAAATTCTAACGTGGAGATAATAAAAAATAAGCCTTTAGAAATAGTTGGTGAGGATGTGGTAACTAAGGTTATTTTAGAGAAGGGCGAGATAACTACAGATGGAATTTTCATGCTAAGAGATAGTGTGTCTCCTAGTCAATTGGTGCCAGGTCTTGAAATCGAAGAGGGACATATAAAAGTTGATAGAAGTATGAAAACCAATATAGAAGGATGTTTTGCAGCAGGCGACTGCATAGGTAAGCCATATCAGTATATTAAGGCTGCAGGTGAAGGATTAGTAGCAGCATTAAGTGCAGTTACCTATTTAGATAAAGAACATAAAAATAAATAA
- a CDS encoding cell wall hydrolase has translation MKKFAFLSCMLTLLLVLPSLRVNGKNLYSFDSEIKDLYNDKLEAVAVFKQSNSSIYITDNDIYLMSQVVYAESCGEPDIGKLAVASVILNRARDGHFPKSISGVINQKNAFSCVKDGKIIHNGKANVIPDSACYTAVLDALKGKDPTYNAVFFYNPEISTSQWMIGIKKTNVKTIGNHVFFVVK, from the coding sequence ATGAAAAAATTTGCTTTTTTATCTTGTATGCTAACATTATTATTAGTATTGCCTAGTTTAAGAGTAAATGGTAAAAATTTATACTCATTTGATTCAGAAATTAAAGATTTATATAACGATAAACTAGAAGCAGTAGCAGTATTTAAACAGTCAAATAGCTCAATTTACATTACTGATAACGACATTTATTTAATGTCGCAAGTTGTATACGCCGAGAGTTGTGGTGAACCTGATATCGGCAAACTCGCAGTAGCATCCGTTATACTAAATCGTGCTCGTGATGGTCATTTCCCAAAATCTATTTCTGGTGTTATAAATCAAAAAAACGCTTTTTCTTGTGTTAAAGATGGGAAAATAATTCACAATGGCAAAGCGAATGTTATTCCCGATTCTGCTTGTTACACTGCTGTATTAGATGCATTAAAAGGTAAAGATCCTACATATAATGCTGTTTTCTTTTATAACCCTGAAATATCTACTTCTCAGTGGATGATAGGTATAAAAAAAACAAATGTAAAAACTATAGGAAATCATGTTTTCTTTGTAGTTAAATAA
- the cdaA gene encoding diadenylate cyclase CdaA, protein MEVFKLMISTIKNISIFSILDILVVAFIFYKSYMLMKETRAIQLLKGMIFIFVLIPISQLLNLTVLNWVLNKTITIGVLTIVIIFQPEIRRALEHIGRTAFADKHVFEDEQIMEKVITEIVNAVEILSKSKTGALIVIEQRTGIAEIIKTGTALDAVISTALLENIFVVNTPLHDGATIIRNDRIIAAGCFLPLTNNDVISKKLGTRHRAAIGITETSDALTIIVSEETGTISIAMNGRLLRNYDKDKLKKILLQIIKRRQTKKITLKERVKAWIKTENKNL, encoded by the coding sequence ATGGAAGTATTTAAATTAATGATAAGCACAATCAAAAATATAAGCATATTTTCAATTTTGGATATATTAGTGGTGGCGTTTATATTCTATAAAAGTTACATGCTAATGAAAGAAACAAGAGCTATACAGTTATTAAAAGGAATGATTTTTATTTTTGTGCTTATTCCGATAAGCCAATTGCTTAATTTAACAGTATTAAATTGGGTTTTAAATAAGACAATAACAATTGGTGTTTTGACTATTGTTATCATCTTTCAACCAGAAATAAGAAGGGCGTTAGAGCACATCGGAAGGACCGCTTTTGCTGATAAACACGTATTTGAAGATGAACAAATAATGGAGAAGGTTATAACTGAAATTGTCAATGCCGTTGAAATTTTATCAAAAAGTAAAACAGGGGCACTAATAGTAATAGAACAAAGGACAGGTATTGCAGAAATTATTAAAACAGGAACCGCATTGGATGCTGTAATATCTACAGCTTTACTAGAAAATATATTTGTAGTTAATACCCCCCTTCATGATGGGGCTACAATAATTAGAAATGATAGAATAATCGCGGCAGGATGTTTTCTGCCTTTAACAAATAATGATGTAATAAGTAAGAAACTAGGGACGCGGCATAGAGCGGCAATAGGAATAACAGAAACTTCAGATGCTCTAACAATAATAGTATCAGAAGAAACAGGAACTATATCTATAGCAATGAATGGAAGATTGCTAAGGAACTATGACAAGGATAAGCTTAAAAAAATACTTCTTCAAATAATAAAAAGAAGACAAACTAAAAAAATAACCTTAAAGGAGAGAGTAAAGGCATGGATAAAAACGGAAAACAAGAATTTATAA
- a CDS encoding YbbR-like domain-containing protein, with protein MDKNGKQEFIIKICCVIAAFALWLFISSTENPLTAYKLQNIPVQLLNTNVLTQSNLVLVPGQDLTTSINIKGASTSIILGKKAEDFTLVADLSAYALKTGEQMIPIEIRKSPNNITVVNSNGLFIKVNLDKRIESNLPINVITSGKPKEGFYASEPEISQSNAKVVGGSKFVNVVKKILVEVNIQDVESNIAKTYTLKPVDEEGKEVKGVVVNPVQIDVKIPIRKTKSVGVTVKTIGVLNPNFTLKSIKVQPERFDVTGSVDALKQVGNLNTEAIDLSKINKSTTMNVKVLIPGGLSLVSGTALVKAEINLDEVVKKNIDEVVQKKISQDIKYINLDEKYQVKLEKNNDSLLVSGTQAVMDSLDLTKISAVVDLANLVEGEHSVKVVASMPEGVNLISQDQDKILVTITKKQTEVMTGNDNKSE; from the coding sequence ATGGATAAAAACGGAAAACAAGAATTTATAATTAAAATTTGCTGCGTAATAGCTGCCTTTGCTTTATGGCTTTTTATATCAAGCACAGAAAATCCACTTACTGCTTATAAGCTTCAAAACATACCTGTACAGCTTTTAAATACAAATGTATTAACCCAGTCAAATCTCGTTTTAGTACCAGGGCAAGATTTAACAACATCCATAAATATCAAAGGGGCTAGTACTAGTATAATTTTGGGTAAGAAAGCAGAAGATTTCACATTAGTTGCAGATTTAAGTGCATATGCTCTTAAAACTGGAGAACAAATGATTCCTATTGAAATAAGAAAAAGCCCTAATAATATAACAGTGGTAAATAGTAATGGTCTTTTTATAAAGGTAAACTTAGATAAACGGATTGAATCTAATCTACCTATAAATGTAATTACAAGTGGAAAACCCAAAGAAGGCTTCTATGCATCTGAACCAGAAATATCCCAAAGTAATGCTAAAGTAGTAGGTGGGTCAAAGTTTGTAAATGTAGTGAAAAAAATATTAGTAGAAGTTAATATACAAGACGTGGAATCAAATATTGCAAAAACATACACGCTTAAACCAGTAGATGAAGAAGGTAAGGAAGTAAAAGGAGTGGTTGTAAACCCAGTTCAGATAGATGTTAAGATTCCTATAAGGAAGACTAAGTCTGTAGGAGTAACGGTGAAAACCATAGGAGTTTTGAATCCTAATTTTACGCTAAAGAGCATAAAAGTGCAACCAGAACGGTTTGATGTAACAGGAAGTGTAGATGCACTTAAACAAGTGGGAAATTTAAACACGGAAGCTATTGACCTAAGTAAAATAAACAAAAGTACTACGATGAATGTTAAAGTATTAATTCCAGGTGGATTAAGTTTAGTTAGTGGTACTGCTTTAGTAAAGGCTGAGATTAATTTAGATGAGGTAGTGAAAAAGAATATAGATGAGGTAGTGCAAAAAAAAATAAGTCAAGACATCAAATATATTAATTTAGATGAAAAATATCAAGTGAAACTCGAAAAAAATAATGACTCACTACTGGTTTCAGGTACGCAGGCAGTTATGGATTCTTTGGATTTGACAAAAATTAGCGCCGTAGTAGATTTAGCTAATTTAGTAGAAGGAGAACACTCTGTGAAAGTAGTGGCAAGTATGCCAGAAGGAGTAAATTTAATATCACAAGACCAAGATAAAATATTAGTAACTATTACGAAGAAACAAACGGAGGTAATGACAGGAAATGACAATAAGAGTGAATAA
- a CDS encoding NAD(P)/FAD-dependent oxidoreductase, with translation MTIRVNNIVLDIDDTIDTIKTKAAKIMRVDENEIKDFRIAKESIDARKKNNIKFNYAACIKMDDELKIVERANHKDVKLEEVKYNAEFEFGTSEMQHRPIIVGMGPAGMFAGLLMAQKGYKPLIIERGEQVELRTKSINKFWTRAVLNTESNVQFGEGGAGTFSDGKLTTRIKDTRCDYILEEFVKAGAPEEILYIGKPHIGTDVLKEVVKNIRESIIKLGGEVRFNSKLSDIKIKDKKVKSIIVNGEELPCDSLILAPGHSSRDTYEMLYKKGVFMSSKPFAMGVRIEHPQDMINENQYGKYANHPRLKGADYKLTYTSGKSGRAVYSFCMCPGGQVVSAASEQGCLAINGMSEYKRDKANANSAVVVSVGPKDFGTDDPLAGIEFQRHYEALAYKIGGSNYNAPVQLVGDFLKGIDSNKIGSIKPSYTPGYKFADLTGCLPSYVTDAIKEALPKFDYKIKGFAREDAVMTGIETRTSAPVRIDRNEELQSISLEGLYPAGEGAGYAGGIISAAVDGLKTAESIMKKWKPE, from the coding sequence ATGACAATAAGAGTGAATAACATAGTCCTAGATATAGACGATACTATAGATACTATAAAAACAAAGGCAGCAAAAATAATGAGAGTTGATGAGAACGAAATAAAAGATTTTAGAATAGCTAAAGAATCCATAGATGCTAGGAAAAAAAATAACATTAAATTTAATTATGCTGCTTGTATTAAAATGGATGATGAATTAAAAATTGTAGAGAGGGCAAATCATAAAGATGTTAAACTTGAAGAAGTTAAGTATAATGCTGAGTTTGAATTTGGAACGAGTGAGATGCAGCATAGACCTATAATCGTAGGAATGGGTCCAGCAGGTATGTTTGCTGGGCTTCTTATGGCGCAAAAGGGATACAAGCCTCTAATTATTGAAAGAGGAGAACAGGTAGAGCTTAGAACAAAAAGCATAAACAAATTTTGGACTAGGGCGGTGCTCAATACAGAATCAAATGTGCAATTTGGTGAAGGTGGAGCGGGAACCTTTTCAGATGGAAAGCTAACTACAAGAATAAAGGACACTAGATGTGACTACATATTAGAGGAATTTGTGAAAGCTGGTGCACCTGAGGAAATATTGTATATTGGCAAGCCTCACATAGGTACAGATGTGTTAAAAGAAGTTGTGAAAAATATAAGAGAAAGTATTATTAAACTAGGTGGAGAAGTAAGATTTAATAGTAAGCTTTCCGATATAAAAATTAAAGATAAAAAGGTGAAAAGCATAATAGTAAATGGGGAAGAGTTGCCTTGTGATAGCTTAATTTTAGCTCCAGGACATAGTTCCAGGGATACATATGAAATGTTATATAAAAAAGGCGTATTTATGTCTAGTAAGCCATTTGCAATGGGGGTTCGAATAGAGCATCCTCAGGATATGATCAATGAAAATCAATATGGAAAATATGCTAACCACCCAAGGTTAAAAGGTGCTGATTACAAGCTTACTTATACAAGTGGAAAATCTGGAAGAGCAGTATATAGTTTTTGTATGTGCCCAGGCGGACAAGTAGTCTCGGCAGCTTCAGAGCAGGGATGCCTTGCAATAAATGGTATGAGTGAATATAAGAGAGATAAGGCTAATGCAAACTCAGCTGTAGTGGTATCTGTAGGACCTAAAGACTTTGGAACAGACGACCCACTTGCTGGTATTGAGTTTCAGAGGCATTATGAAGCACTAGCTTATAAAATTGGAGGATCAAACTATAATGCACCCGTGCAATTAGTTGGAGATTTCCTTAAAGGAATAGACAGTAACAAAATAGGGAGTATAAAACCAAGCTATACACCGGGATATAAATTTGCTGATCTTACTGGGTGTTTGCCTAGTTATGTAACAGATGCTATAAAAGAGGCTTTACCTAAATTTGATTATAAAATAAAGGGTTTTGCAAGAGAAGACGCAGTTATGACTGGTATTGAAACAAGAACATCGGCGCCAGTAAGAATTGATAGAAATGAGGAATTACAAAGTATATCTCTAGAAGGATTATACCCAGCAGGAGAAGGAGCGGGATATGCGGGTGGAATAATTTCTGCGGCAGTTGATGGATTAAAAACAGCGGAAAGTATAATGAAGAAATGGAAACCTGAATAA
- a CDS encoding DUF2089 domain-containing protein — MACKILSKCPVCSSRLKATRLKCDGCNTVVENQFELSRFDYLNSEQLNFVEVFLKARGNIKDMEKELGIEYQAVTAKLDEVIEALGYTFLKQKPATDKKDVLDMLDKGEITADEALIMLTTFQKKEGK, encoded by the coding sequence ATGGCATGCAAAATATTAAGTAAATGTCCAGTTTGTAGCTCTAGATTAAAAGCAACTAGATTGAAATGTGATGGATGTAATACTGTGGTAGAAAACCAATTTGAATTATCTAGATTTGATTATTTAAATAGTGAACAGTTAAATTTTGTTGAAGTATTCTTAAAAGCTAGAGGAAACATTAAGGATATGGAAAAAGAGCTTGGCATAGAATATCAGGCAGTTACAGCAAAGCTAGATGAGGTTATTGAAGCACTTGGGTATACTTTTTTAAAGCAAAAACCAGCCACTGATAAAAAGGATGTATTAGATATGTTAGACAAAGGTGAAATTACTGCTGATGAAGCATTAATAATGCTAACAACATTTCAGAAAAAGGAGGGGAAATAA